A genomic window from Cutibacterium acnes includes:
- a CDS encoding type II secretion system F family protein, with amino-acid sequence MAESTVILAAICGSLLACAPVFVVSGRRNAPLRLSDALAGLSDYGRQDAVVDLAAEGGRLERWGTRAAIRWPRVVSERSRRTLILQGRTPGDLVIEKAVMAMGGMLVPALTRAVAAACGDTLPVTPVGLAVVLAVVGWFIPDTRIRSRSKAVRQDAAEAVLVYVDLVTLARLANQSAPRALVEAAQMSDHPVLARIRMTLERSRLEQQSPWAGLDGLSDELDLPELAELVEVLRLDDQGASLAGALRARVHEMRDAHLNQEKVEAQTASESLTIWMVIPVLVLGLVLITPPLLIMAGVAS; translated from the coding sequence ATGGCTGAGTCCACCGTCATCCTCGCTGCTATCTGTGGGTCTTTGCTGGCATGCGCTCCAGTCTTTGTCGTTTCCGGACGACGCAATGCGCCTTTGAGATTGTCCGACGCCTTGGCGGGACTGTCCGATTATGGACGTCAGGACGCCGTCGTCGATCTCGCCGCGGAGGGCGGACGGCTGGAGCGGTGGGGAACGCGAGCAGCAATCCGCTGGCCGCGGGTAGTGAGCGAGCGATCTCGTCGCACTCTCATATTACAGGGGAGAACCCCTGGTGATCTGGTGATCGAGAAGGCCGTCATGGCTATGGGAGGGATGCTCGTCCCGGCCTTGACACGGGCTGTGGCTGCTGCCTGCGGGGACACTCTGCCGGTGACTCCAGTTGGTTTGGCGGTGGTTCTTGCTGTCGTCGGGTGGTTTATTCCCGACACCCGGATCAGGTCACGGTCTAAAGCAGTGCGTCAGGATGCCGCCGAGGCCGTCTTGGTCTATGTCGATCTCGTCACCCTTGCTCGATTGGCTAACCAGTCAGCTCCGCGGGCCCTCGTCGAGGCGGCGCAGATGAGTGATCACCCTGTCTTGGCGCGCATTCGTATGACGCTGGAGCGCTCCCGGTTGGAGCAGCAGTCCCCATGGGCTGGTCTCGACGGGTTGTCAGATGAACTTGATCTGCCAGAACTTGCCGAACTCGTTGAGGTATTGCGACTCGACGACCAGGGAGCATCCCTCGCCGGAGCACTGCGCGCTCGAGTCCATGAGATGAGGGACGCTCACCTCAATCAGGAGAAGGTCGAGGCCCAGACGGCTTCGGAATCCCTGACGATTTGGATGGTCATCCCCGTCCTTGTTTTGGGCTTGGTGCTTATCACCCCACCGCTATTGATCATGGCGGGGGTCGCCTCATGA
- a CDS encoding LysM peptidoglycan-binding domain-containing protein — MKISPVRARIHGALAMVALLLLVVGSPAALVAWGHLDATTVLSPAGWLAPDDGSIFLTVVTVIGWAAWTVFCVCVVAEAVGMATSQRHHVKLPGLGAIQGIAAGLLVASLTVLSPLTRSAVPPAPVSLVATAAAAPQPAPEAQVDSDSRHDEDVMTVTVGPHDDLWTLAETWYGDGTSWRRIVAANPDVDVDHLVVGQRLALPGATVTVPAGHTGAGRPIDTEQLNQIAPPSEMSKIRTITVEQGDTLSGIAQTQLGDASSWPAIWHLNEGIIADPDHIEPGWELVLPDSPTVDKRASDQHTNEQGGKWEKSTPAETPTTESTPPVLPEGGGDTTATVNETKVEPHTAAGADQEVSVAEVGQSPAEILRTALAGLSLFLAGGVAGTVTTRRRQQLFTRPLGRRIPPVSGEPRRAKRVLDAAADQLDESASSRDTAALAMTPTTVVLGTCDPQTPVVVDLADVGGVLAVNAARDLATAMVASISLSLVAAPWSGGIDIVAVGEDLAWLAHTGSDDVQLADEDEVVEGLAGLSNEASEYPATITRVVLSLSPLNLPSPASLAAAGIVIVMPGVGGQKITVTDCDHAEFHGQSFTPQIVTSPMRRAVVELLETTARSDTEPAPWWEPRRGDEEGSDPPPVMDKPCAVLPPSDAHLTVEEETVLTSTMTSDVAHLPATGGQVPSPILRLLGPVDLLGARGNPPTKARRQCLEYCAWLLCHPGARSVQMADALMVAEPTRRSNVSRLRRWLGTDDAGRAYLPEGYDGSLRLADAVTSDWERLELLVSGGVSTAPLANLVSALDLVRGAPLADAAPGQWHWAEEWRIDMIQMVRDIGVEVARRAMEIRDVELASRALARATVACPEDEVLLVARIKLADELDDRGEVERLVYVLSRQARRLGVDLSEETITVLQEVMEGHARARVV, encoded by the coding sequence ATGAAGATCTCACCTGTCCGTGCCCGAATACACGGCGCCCTGGCCATGGTTGCCCTCCTCCTTCTGGTGGTGGGCTCCCCAGCCGCTCTCGTGGCATGGGGACACCTCGACGCCACCACCGTGTTGAGCCCAGCAGGATGGCTAGCCCCTGATGACGGGTCGATTTTCCTCACCGTTGTGACTGTGATCGGCTGGGCGGCTTGGACCGTATTCTGTGTCTGCGTCGTTGCCGAGGCCGTCGGAATGGCCACCAGCCAGCGTCATCACGTGAAGCTTCCTGGTCTAGGCGCGATCCAGGGGATTGCGGCAGGACTGCTGGTGGCAAGTCTGACCGTCCTGTCCCCGTTGACGCGATCAGCTGTCCCACCCGCTCCGGTATCGCTAGTGGCTACTGCGGCGGCTGCCCCGCAGCCTGCGCCTGAGGCTCAGGTGGACAGCGACTCTAGGCACGACGAGGACGTCATGACTGTCACAGTTGGCCCGCATGACGACCTGTGGACACTCGCCGAGACCTGGTATGGGGATGGCACTTCATGGCGACGCATCGTTGCTGCCAACCCCGATGTCGACGTTGATCATCTCGTCGTCGGTCAGCGACTCGCTCTTCCGGGAGCCACAGTGACCGTGCCCGCCGGGCACACTGGCGCCGGTCGCCCGATCGATACTGAGCAACTTAACCAGATCGCTCCCCCGTCGGAGATGTCGAAAATTCGGACCATCACGGTCGAGCAAGGAGACACCCTTAGCGGGATTGCTCAAACACAGTTGGGGGATGCATCGTCCTGGCCAGCAATCTGGCATCTCAACGAGGGGATCATCGCGGACCCCGACCACATCGAGCCAGGTTGGGAACTGGTCTTGCCGGACTCCCCAACTGTGGACAAGCGGGCATCTGACCAGCACACCAATGAGCAAGGCGGCAAGTGGGAAAAATCGACCCCTGCCGAGACTCCGACCACCGAGAGCACTCCGCCCGTGCTACCTGAAGGGGGTGGCGACACCACGGCCACCGTAAATGAGACGAAAGTCGAACCTCACACGGCTGCCGGGGCGGACCAGGAAGTGAGTGTGGCTGAGGTCGGGCAAAGCCCGGCCGAGATACTTCGGACCGCATTAGCTGGCCTGAGCTTGTTCCTGGCAGGTGGGGTCGCTGGAACAGTCACAACTCGACGCCGGCAGCAGCTTTTCACCCGGCCTCTCGGCAGACGCATACCGCCAGTATCTGGAGAGCCCCGGCGGGCCAAGCGTGTTCTTGACGCCGCCGCAGATCAGCTCGACGAGTCCGCGTCATCGCGGGACACCGCTGCTCTTGCCATGACGCCGACCACCGTCGTGTTGGGAACATGTGACCCTCAGACGCCGGTCGTGGTGGACCTAGCCGATGTTGGCGGGGTACTAGCGGTTAATGCCGCCAGAGACCTGGCTACGGCGATGGTTGCCTCGATCAGCCTGTCCCTTGTTGCGGCGCCGTGGAGCGGCGGAATTGACATCGTAGCGGTGGGTGAGGATCTTGCCTGGCTGGCACATACCGGCAGTGACGATGTCCAACTCGCTGATGAGGACGAGGTTGTCGAGGGGTTAGCTGGTCTTTCCAACGAAGCCAGCGAGTATCCCGCGACGATTACCAGGGTTGTCCTCTCCTTAAGCCCCCTCAACCTTCCGAGCCCGGCCTCCCTTGCTGCAGCGGGCATCGTCATCGTCATGCCCGGGGTAGGCGGCCAAAAGATTACCGTCACCGACTGCGATCATGCGGAGTTCCACGGCCAGTCGTTTACCCCACAGATCGTCACCTCTCCGATGCGTCGTGCTGTTGTGGAATTGCTTGAGACTACCGCTCGGTCTGATACGGAGCCCGCTCCGTGGTGGGAGCCGCGGCGAGGCGATGAGGAGGGATCCGATCCTCCGCCGGTGATGGACAAGCCCTGCGCTGTGCTGCCACCCAGTGATGCCCATCTGACCGTCGAGGAGGAAACCGTGCTGACGTCGACTATGACGAGTGATGTTGCCCACCTGCCTGCCACCGGTGGACAGGTGCCGTCGCCCATATTGCGGCTTCTCGGCCCGGTTGACCTGTTGGGGGCTCGGGGAAATCCGCCGACGAAGGCTCGACGTCAATGCTTGGAGTACTGCGCCTGGCTGCTGTGCCATCCAGGAGCTCGCTCGGTGCAGATGGCTGACGCACTCATGGTTGCCGAGCCGACCCGGCGCTCCAATGTCTCCCGGCTACGCCGTTGGCTCGGCACCGACGACGCCGGTCGCGCCTATCTTCCGGAGGGATACGACGGTTCATTGCGCCTCGCAGACGCAGTGACAAGTGACTGGGAAAGGCTCGAGCTGTTGGTTTCTGGGGGAGTATCGACGGCTCCGCTAGCCAATCTTGTGAGCGCCCTTGACCTCGTTCGTGGGGCTCCTTTGGCCGATGCCGCACCCGGCCAATGGCACTGGGCCGAGGAATGGCGGATCGACATGATCCAGATGGTTCGCGACATCGGGGTCGAGGTAGCCCGACGAGCTATGGAGATAAGAGACGTTGAGCTGGCATCTCGGGCCCTTGCCAGGGCCACCGTCGCCTGTCCCGAGGACGAGGTGTTGTTAGTGGCCCGCATCAAACTGGCTGACGAGCTCGACGATCGTGGTGAAGTCGAGAGGCTGGTCTACGTGCTGTCTCGTCAGGCCCGACGGCTTGGCGTGGACTTGTCAGAGGAAACCATCACCGTTTTACAGGAGGTGATGGAAGGTCACGCCCGAGCCAGGGTGGTCTGA
- a CDS encoding MFS transporter, whose product MFFGSPFRIDRGQPEGDHVFWQNLRHLWRRRDFRKILGVRVATQAADGTLQVGMASYVLLSPEQQPDAWSIAMVLAITLLPFSIIGPFVSVVLDRWSRQRILVYTDGLRCLIAVGLGILVWNGARDKPSHLALLIGLLIAMSLNRFLLTALVAGLEYTIDKRDYLTASSIMPTIGPLGLMIGAVVAAAVRMIAGRHIPVHHADTIIFCISAALFAVSVALGLQFSRRELGPPPVDRSRTMRAVAGDVVDGFRYLGKVPLVGHSLTLIGAQRVLFGVYSVAMILGYRNRFHVQSDINGAMADMTVWAVAMGAGFVLSAGFMPVLVHRLGMRRALMALLTATAVIQAFPGATPNRWGLLVAGFFVGLFAQSLKAGVDTICQAHITDGYKGRVFIAYDMVYNAMFVAGSALAALVLPIQGLSGPHIVGLAIAYAVVAVVFALTTRAHGNDVFDKGSALGGLPAANPEE is encoded by the coding sequence GTGTTCTTCGGTTCACCCTTTAGGATCGATAGAGGCCAGCCCGAAGGAGACCATGTGTTCTGGCAGAACCTGCGCCACCTGTGGCGACGCCGCGACTTCCGGAAGATTCTCGGGGTTCGTGTAGCTACCCAGGCGGCTGACGGCACCCTTCAGGTCGGGATGGCTTCCTACGTTTTGCTCTCCCCCGAGCAGCAGCCTGACGCGTGGTCGATCGCCATGGTGCTGGCTATCACCTTGCTGCCCTTCAGCATCATTGGCCCCTTCGTCTCCGTTGTACTCGACCGTTGGTCGCGTCAGCGCATCCTCGTCTATACCGATGGTCTGCGCTGCCTCATTGCGGTCGGGCTGGGGATCTTGGTCTGGAATGGTGCGCGCGATAAACCCTCCCACCTGGCCTTGCTCATCGGGTTACTCATCGCGATGAGCCTGAACCGGTTCTTGCTCACCGCCTTGGTCGCTGGGTTGGAGTACACCATCGACAAGCGCGACTACCTGACGGCGTCGTCGATCATGCCGACGATTGGCCCGCTCGGGCTCATGATTGGTGCCGTTGTTGCAGCAGCAGTGCGCATGATTGCCGGACGCCATATCCCTGTACACCACGCCGATACGATCATTTTCTGTATTTCCGCAGCCCTCTTCGCAGTTTCGGTCGCCTTGGGGCTGCAGTTTTCACGTCGGGAGCTTGGGCCGCCACCGGTGGATCGTTCTCGGACGATGAGAGCGGTGGCTGGGGATGTGGTGGATGGGTTCCGCTACCTAGGGAAAGTGCCACTGGTGGGGCACTCCCTCACGCTGATTGGCGCCCAGCGGGTGCTGTTCGGGGTGTATTCGGTGGCGATGATCTTGGGGTACCGTAACCGATTCCACGTGCAGTCTGACATCAACGGAGCCATGGCAGACATGACCGTATGGGCCGTAGCTATGGGGGCCGGCTTCGTGCTCTCGGCAGGCTTCATGCCCGTGTTGGTGCATCGGCTAGGAATGCGTCGTGCCCTTATGGCCCTCCTCACCGCGACCGCAGTCATCCAGGCTTTCCCAGGCGCCACCCCGAACCGTTGGGGTCTGCTCGTGGCTGGCTTTTTCGTCGGGCTATTCGCCCAGTCTCTCAAGGCCGGTGTCGACACCATTTGCCAGGCACACATCACTGACGGTTACAAGGGCCGTGTGTTCATCGCTTACGACATGGTGTACAACGCGATGTTCGTGGCAGGTTCAGCTTTGGCTGCATTGGTGCTGCCTATCCAGGGACTGTCCGGCCCACACATAGTCGGCCTGGCCATCGCCTACGCCGTGGTGGCTGTGGTCTTCGCGCTAACTACCCGGGCCCATGGTAACGATGTCTTCGACAAAGGTAGTGCCCTCGGTGGGTTGCCCGCCGCTAACCCCGAAGAATGA
- a CDS encoding TadE/TadG family type IV pilus assembly protein, translated as MIRPFHGRALLPQDRIDQIRYRRCNACQNRRHWCCRGAVAVEAALILPALLMIAAVATGSWRISEVKADAQSAAQVAARAGSVASSVGEGIAVGQRVGLAELAGTRCSNPAIAVDSSDLTLPVGFAGTASARVSCTIKLSDLLVPGMPGSFHIESVAHSTLDSHRERYS; from the coding sequence ATGATCCGGCCTTTCCATGGGCGAGCGCTGTTGCCTCAAGACCGCATCGACCAGATACGGTATCGACGCTGCAACGCCTGCCAGAACAGACGCCATTGGTGCTGCCGGGGAGCGGTCGCGGTCGAAGCCGCACTGATCTTGCCCGCTCTGCTCATGATTGCCGCGGTGGCCACGGGAAGCTGGCGAATTTCTGAAGTAAAGGCCGACGCTCAATCGGCTGCCCAAGTCGCTGCACGGGCTGGGTCAGTAGCCTCGTCGGTTGGCGAGGGCATTGCGGTTGGGCAGCGCGTTGGTCTGGCTGAGTTGGCTGGCACCAGGTGCAGTAACCCCGCAATTGCTGTGGATTCATCTGACCTTACGCTTCCTGTCGGGTTCGCTGGCACCGCATCAGCACGAGTAAGTTGCACCATCAAACTGTCTGACCTTCTCGTCCCGGGAATGCCGGGGTCCTTCCACATCGAGTCGGTGGCCCACTCCACCCTCGACAGCCATCGGGAGCGATACTCATGA
- a CDS encoding TadE/TadG family type IV pilus assembly protein, giving the protein MSRGRSEHRQCRERGVSESLQWSLVWPVVLLVVVAVIQIAVVLQARATVTEAARAAVRVQALRGSHAGEAEATARDVAQTSKVTDVTVTVSTTDSLVRVDVEGRAAALFGAVVAVRGHAVAVEEGT; this is encoded by the coding sequence ATGAGTCGGGGTCGATCGGAGCATCGACAGTGCCGGGAGCGTGGAGTTTCCGAATCCCTTCAGTGGTCGCTGGTGTGGCCCGTCGTCCTGCTGGTAGTTGTTGCGGTCATTCAGATCGCGGTCGTCCTTCAGGCACGGGCTACCGTCACCGAAGCGGCTCGAGCAGCAGTTCGCGTCCAAGCTTTACGAGGTTCGCACGCCGGTGAAGCCGAGGCTACCGCGCGCGATGTCGCCCAGACCTCGAAGGTGACCGACGTCACCGTCACGGTGAGTACGACTGATTCTCTCGTCAGAGTCGATGTTGAAGGACGAGCCGCAGCGCTCTTTGGTGCTGTTGTCGCGGTGAGAGGGCATGCGGTCGCCGTCGAGGAGGGGACATGA